The genomic interval CTGCTGCAGCGCATCCCGCAGGACGTGCAGACGCTGAAGTCTCAGGGATACAAGGTGCTGCGCCCCGCGGTCTTCTTCCTCAGTGACGGACAGCCGACCTGCGGTGAGGAGTGGCGGCAGACGCACGCCCGCCTCACCGACCGCACGGTGACCGGCGCCGCGCCGAACGTGATCGCCTTCGGGATCGGCGAGGCTCGTGCCGAGACCATCCTGGCCGTGTCGACCAACGAGCGGTTCGCGTTCGTCTCGCTCCCCGGCGCCCAACTCGGCGAGGCGATCGCCAAGTTCTTCACCGCGCTCACCAAGAGCGTGGTCGAGTCGGCGAACGCCATGGCCGCGGGGCAGCCGGCCGAGCTGGAGGTGGAGAAGCCGGAAGGCTTCCGGCTCGCGATCGACGAGGTCTGACGGTGGACAAACGATCGCTGCTGAAGCGGTTCACGGGCCGTCCCGCC from Streptomyces sp. NBC_01288 carries:
- a CDS encoding vWA domain-containing protein — its product is MAETLGQLLPVYIVADESGSMAGSVGDLNEGMKSLHVALLGEPMAAAKVRFSVLGFANRVTERLILADLRSENELPQLSAGGGTNYDAAFGALLQRIPQDVQTLKSQGYKVLRPAVFFLSDGQPTCGEEWRQTHARLTDRTVTGAAPNVIAFGIGEARAETILAVSTNERFAFVSLPGAQLGEAIAKFFTALTKSVVESANAMAAGQPAELEVEKPEGFRLAIDEV